In Geopsychrobacter electrodiphilus DSM 16401, a single window of DNA contains:
- a CDS encoding YbhB/YbcL family Raf kinase inhibitor-like protein, translating to MKTQFTVHIDSWAHGAAIPAQFAFGRPGTDSPFAPSDNISPGIRWSHAPAGTRSFAIICHDPDVPSSGEDVNQQGKMVPSDLPRVNFFHWVLVDIPAEVSGLEEGAACRGITPRGKPVGRTLHGVTGKNDYTGWFAGDLEMGGTYGGYDGPCPPWNDSIVHHYNFEVFALDVETLKLQGEFTGQDALEAMKGHILASASYMGTYSMNPDIKG from the coding sequence ATGAAAACACAATTTACTGTCCACATTGACTCTTGGGCTCATGGTGCTGCGATACCGGCCCAATTCGCTTTTGGTCGTCCGGGGACCGACAGCCCATTTGCTCCAAGTGACAACATAAGCCCTGGCATTCGGTGGTCTCATGCGCCCGCGGGCACGCGATCCTTTGCAATCATATGTCACGACCCGGACGTCCCGTCGTCAGGGGAGGACGTAAATCAACAAGGCAAGATGGTTCCCTCCGATTTGCCGCGCGTTAACTTCTTTCATTGGGTCCTGGTGGATATTCCTGCCGAAGTGTCCGGTCTTGAGGAGGGTGCTGCCTGTCGGGGCATCACCCCACGAGGCAAACCCGTAGGTCGAACCCTACACGGCGTGACCGGCAAGAATGACTACACAGGATGGTTCGCGGGGGACCTCGAGATGGGAGGCACCTACGGCGGTTACGACGGTCCCTGTCCGCCGTGGAATGATAGTATCGTGCATCACTACAACTTCGAGGTCTTTGCCCTTGATGTCGAAACGTTGAAACTTCAGGGCGAATTCACCGGTCAAGACGCTCTGGAGGCAATGAAGGGGCACATTCTGGCGAGTGCATCGTACATGGGGACTTATTCAATGAACCCTGATATCAAAGGCTGA
- a CDS encoding Fic family protein, producing the protein MMSSENIRDDGENIGLFEPLMVSEASSKRSELNDLVLDLATASARFASSLPASIADALADLIRSMNCYYSNLIEGHNTHPIDIERALNDDYSADREKRDLQLEAKAHIAVQKWIDEDGLDEGPTSPEMIMEIHRRFCELLPPDLLFVEVPSTGEKISVAPGEFRTRDVEVGHHLAISPGSVPRFLDRMHSVYRHTGRIETILAAGCAHHRLLWVHPFLDGNGRVARLMSYSMLKNALDTKGLWSVARGLARNEAEYKRHLAACDQPRHGDRDGRGTLSEAALADFTTFFLKICTDQIKFMEGLMRPDRLRYRILIWAEEEIRAGTLPPKSDTVLRAVLMQGSIKRVDVVSLLGVTERSARRVTSALLEIGALQSESTRAPLQLAFPAKFAGRWMPGLFPDQ; encoded by the coding sequence ATGATGAGTAGTGAGAACATAAGGGATGACGGCGAGAACATAGGCTTGTTTGAGCCATTGATGGTGAGTGAAGCTTCTTCGAAGCGCTCGGAGCTTAATGATCTGGTGCTCGACTTGGCAACGGCCTCCGCCCGTTTCGCCAGCAGTTTGCCTGCATCCATCGCCGACGCTTTGGCCGATCTGATCCGCTCAATGAATTGCTACTACAGCAACTTGATCGAAGGGCATAACACACACCCGATCGATATCGAACGGGCGCTGAATGATGACTATAGCGCCGATCGGGAAAAGCGTGATCTGCAACTCGAAGCCAAGGCGCATATCGCTGTTCAAAAATGGATCGACGAGGATGGTTTGGACGAAGGCCCGACGTCGCCGGAAATGATCATGGAAATCCACCGGCGCTTTTGTGAGTTGCTGCCGCCTGACCTGCTCTTTGTCGAAGTGCCCTCGACCGGAGAAAAGATATCTGTGGCGCCAGGCGAATTCAGGACAAGAGATGTTGAGGTTGGACACCATTTAGCGATCAGTCCGGGCTCGGTTCCGCGTTTTCTTGACCGGATGCATAGTGTCTACCGGCATACTGGCCGGATTGAGACCATTCTTGCCGCAGGGTGTGCGCACCACCGGTTACTCTGGGTTCACCCGTTTCTGGATGGGAATGGTCGTGTTGCCCGATTGATGTCCTATTCGATGCTGAAAAACGCGCTAGACACAAAAGGGCTTTGGTCAGTCGCGCGCGGTCTTGCGCGAAACGAAGCGGAATACAAACGCCACCTTGCTGCTTGTGATCAGCCTCGGCATGGTGATCGCGACGGGCGTGGCACATTGAGTGAAGCGGCGCTTGCTGACTTCACAACCTTCTTTCTGAAAATCTGCACTGATCAGATCAAATTTATGGAGGGCTTGATGAGACCTGACCGGTTGCGCTACCGCATCCTGATCTGGGCTGAAGAAGAAATACGCGCCGGAACGCTACCACCCAAATCCGATACGGTCTTGCGCGCGGTACTCATGCAAGGCTCGATCAAACGCGTGGATGTCGTTTCACTTCTCGGTGTCACAGAAAGAAGCGCGCGCCGAGTAACATCGGCGCTGCTCGAAATCGGCGCGCTTCAGTCCGAAAGCACGCGCGCACCGCTTCAACTCGCTTTTCCTGCGAAATTCGCAGGGCGGTGGATGCCGGGGCTCTTTCCGGATCAGTAA
- a CDS encoding glutathione S-transferase family protein — protein MYTLYTLPGSCSTGIVVLLEKLGVPYQLINRNDTADYQKMVPTNQVPALKTEKGRTLTEGAAIALYLLEKHNNTMRPVDIEARSEFYQWLNFDYSTLHPAYGRMFAIAYKAKLSDEVRAETLQQLADSVSSLWAILDKRLESRKFILGDQPTHADYMAAVYSSWNAGFTDTKIEMGKNVKRFIADVAALPEFKAAYEKEKLEFKKPV, from the coding sequence ATGTACACGCTTTACACCCTCCCAGGAAGCTGTTCTACCGGAATTGTTGTCTTGCTTGAAAAGCTCGGAGTTCCCTACCAGCTTATCAATCGAAATGATACCGCTGATTATCAGAAAATGGTCCCGACCAATCAGGTCCCTGCTTTAAAGACGGAAAAGGGAAGGACCCTCACTGAGGGCGCCGCTATAGCGCTCTATCTGCTTGAAAAACACAACAATACAATGCGGCCAGTAGACATTGAGGCTAGATCTGAGTTTTATCAGTGGTTGAATTTTGATTATTCGACCCTCCACCCTGCCTACGGCAGAATGTTTGCAATTGCCTACAAAGCCAAACTCAGTGATGAGGTCAGGGCAGAAACACTGCAGCAGCTTGCAGACTCCGTTTCCAGCTTGTGGGCGATTTTGGACAAGCGGCTTGAATCCAGAAAGTTTATTCTGGGTGACCAGCCGACTCATGCCGATTATATGGCCGCCGTATATTCAAGCTGGAATGCTGGTTTTACTGATACAAAAATTGAGATGGGGAAAAACGTCAAACGTTTTATCGCCGACGTAGCAGCCCTGCCTGAATTTAAAGCGGCCTATGAAAAAGAAAAGCTGGAGTTCAAAAAACCTGTATAG
- a CDS encoding 4Fe-4S binding protein → MKLFGLVFSVMTFVIVASIISVNMWGEKEEIPVAAIQLEMTSAMTVAEFGETNTLSRQLLKKVFTLESPDQMQNLITSFGMSPEQISKKVNKFHTLESEDATKNWIKIPLKFTLWFLFMTLCFFLLRKKKLNKKSRMILYGLGFTIFGVILGADPSPMGTVKDAIVLYSSKGVIFKPRLIAFAIFTATVVFANKFICSWGCQLGTLQDFIFRLNRNRKDSGRGRLPQFKIPFIVSNSIRILFFIALIWIAVVWAYDITHEIDPFKIFKPMKVSVPGWLFITITLIFSLFVYRPWCHLFCPFGLTSWLFEKLSFFRIKVDYEKCISCFACESSCPSPVMGTILRGDKSVIPDCFSCGNCIDSCPTDAVSFAFGRNGKPPVGKLRGPD, encoded by the coding sequence ATGAAACTTTTCGGGTTAGTTTTTTCGGTAATGACATTTGTCATAGTCGCCTCGATTATTTCGGTGAATATGTGGGGGGAGAAAGAGGAAATTCCCGTTGCAGCTATTCAACTTGAAATGACATCAGCCATGACCGTCGCAGAGTTTGGTGAAACCAATACCCTCTCAAGGCAGCTCTTAAAAAAAGTTTTTACTCTGGAGTCTCCCGATCAAATGCAAAATCTGATCACCAGCTTCGGGATGTCCCCGGAGCAGATATCAAAAAAAGTAAACAAATTCCATACCCTGGAATCTGAAGACGCTACGAAGAACTGGATTAAAATACCGCTGAAATTTACCCTATGGTTTCTGTTTATGACGCTTTGCTTTTTTCTTTTGCGAAAGAAGAAGCTCAACAAGAAATCAAGAATGATTTTATATGGTCTAGGTTTTACGATTTTCGGAGTTATTTTAGGCGCAGATCCCAGCCCGATGGGTACTGTCAAAGACGCTATCGTTCTTTATTCCTCAAAAGGGGTGATTTTCAAGCCGAGGTTGATTGCTTTCGCAATTTTCACTGCGACGGTAGTTTTTGCGAATAAATTTATCTGTTCCTGGGGCTGTCAGCTTGGAACGCTTCAGGATTTTATCTTCAGACTGAACCGAAATCGTAAAGATTCTGGAAGGGGTCGTTTACCGCAGTTCAAAATCCCTTTCATCGTCAGCAACAGCATCCGCATCCTGTTTTTTATTGCGCTTATCTGGATTGCTGTTGTATGGGCCTACGATATCACCCACGAAATTGATCCTTTTAAAATTTTCAAACCGATGAAAGTCAGTGTTCCCGGATGGCTCTTTATTACGATTACGTTGATTTTCAGCCTGTTTGTTTACCGGCCCTGGTGCCATCTCTTCTGTCCCTTTGGACTCACCAGCTGGTTATTTGAAAAACTCAGTTTCTTCAGAATCAAAGTTGATTATGAGAAATGCATTTCCTGCTTCGCCTGTGAAAGTTCGTGCCCAAGCCCGGTCATGGGTACTATTCTTAGGGGAGATAAAAGCGTAATTCCGGATTGCTTTTCCTGTGGCAACTGTATTGATTCCTGCCCAACTGATGCTGTCTCATTCGCCTTCGGTAGAAATGGAAAACCTCCGGTAGGGAAGCTGAGAGGACCAGATTGA
- a CDS encoding chaperone modulator CbpM, producing the protein MKKYPIALFCHDPEAHYEYRIVAHMTRVSEDFILRCEQEELITARKMLHGAKGLSAADVSKLKLIRYLHKDMGLDLEAIDFVMRYRERVKTMERQLEEMKQQLHQKEQEYQTEVLDLRRRIAQVAGEK; encoded by the coding sequence ATGAAGAAATATCCGATTGCACTTTTCTGTCATGATCCTGAGGCTCATTACGAATATCGGATTGTCGCCCACATGACACGGGTTTCAGAGGATTTTATTCTCCGCTGTGAGCAGGAAGAGCTGATCACAGCGCGCAAGATGTTGCATGGCGCAAAGGGTTTGAGCGCCGCGGATGTCAGCAAACTTAAACTCATTCGCTACTTGCACAAAGATATGGGGCTTGACCTTGAGGCCATAGATTTCGTCATGCGCTACCGGGAGCGAGTCAAGACGATGGAACGTCAGCTTGAAGAAATGAAGCAGCAACTCCACCAGAAAGAGCAGGAATATCAAACTGAGGTTCTGGATCTTCGCCGACGGATAGCACAGGTGGCGGGAGAAAAATAG
- a CDS encoding DnaJ C-terminal domain-containing protein, with protein MEFKDYYNILGIDRKADAKEIKKAYRKLARKYHPDVNPSDGASANKFQDINEANEVLSDPAKRKEYDRLGSQWQQYQQSGGRPEDFNWGENAAGKQNYGYRTVNPEEFEELFGSEGGFSDFFTNLFGGGARQQSREDRGGQQFYQQARPRHGGDLEHSLQVSLSEAYHGAKRILEWENGRKIDVKVPRGVQTGSRVRLKGQGAAGAGGGESGDLYLTIEVLPDKRFLRDNDDLKITVPADLFTMLLGGKLSVPGIDRSVNLPIPPETSNGRVFRLRGLGMPKIKHPDQRGDLYVTVETILPQKLSAKEKELLEQWKSLR; from the coding sequence ATGGAGTTCAAGGATTACTACAATATTCTGGGGATAGATCGTAAGGCAGACGCTAAGGAAATCAAAAAGGCCTACCGCAAGCTTGCACGAAAGTATCATCCTGACGTCAACCCCTCAGACGGTGCTTCAGCCAACAAATTTCAGGACATCAACGAGGCCAACGAAGTTCTTTCCGATCCTGCAAAACGCAAAGAATACGACCGCCTGGGTTCCCAGTGGCAGCAGTATCAGCAAAGCGGTGGAAGACCCGAAGACTTCAACTGGGGAGAGAATGCCGCCGGCAAGCAGAACTACGGCTACCGAACGGTCAATCCCGAGGAGTTTGAAGAGCTGTTCGGCTCTGAAGGCGGATTTTCTGATTTCTTCACGAATCTTTTCGGCGGTGGAGCCCGGCAGCAAAGCCGTGAAGATAGGGGCGGCCAGCAGTTTTATCAGCAGGCGCGACCGAGACACGGAGGGGACCTCGAACATTCACTTCAGGTAAGCCTCAGTGAGGCCTACCACGGAGCCAAGCGGATTTTGGAATGGGAAAACGGTCGCAAAATTGACGTCAAGGTCCCTCGCGGGGTCCAAACCGGCTCCCGGGTAAGGCTCAAGGGACAGGGAGCTGCTGGTGCTGGAGGAGGGGAGTCCGGGGATCTTTATCTGACCATCGAAGTTTTGCCTGACAAACGGTTTCTGCGCGACAACGATGATCTCAAGATCACGGTTCCGGCAGATCTGTTCACCATGTTGTTGGGTGGCAAGCTCTCGGTTCCCGGCATCGATCGCTCGGTGAACCTGCCTATCCCGCCGGAAACCAGCAATGGGCGGGTTTTCCGGTTGCGCGGGTTAGGGATGCCAAAAATCAAGCATCCTGACCAACGTGGAGATCTGTATGTCACCGTAGAAACCATTCTGCCACAAAAGCTGTCCGCGAAAGAAAAGGAACTGCTTGAGCAGTGGAAGTCTCTGCGTTAA
- a CDS encoding nucleotide exchange factor GrpE — MADEMQINSDTSADRGTETDQQSPDEGAVWRERYLRLLADLENTKKRLARTSAQEVETQKETLLRDILQVADGLDLALRHISHAEDSRNILQGIEMNRSLLGKILAKYEVEELEALGQPFDPGLHESIGVVRYPSVAANTIVRVEQKGYLLGGKLLRPAKVLIAAR; from the coding sequence ATGGCCGATGAGATGCAAATAAATTCCGATACGTCCGCAGATAGGGGTACAGAAACCGATCAACAGTCACCGGATGAGGGGGCTGTCTGGAGAGAGAGATATCTGCGCCTGCTTGCCGATCTGGAGAACACCAAAAAACGTCTGGCACGCACTTCCGCCCAGGAGGTTGAAACTCAAAAGGAAACGCTGCTGAGAGACATTTTACAGGTAGCTGATGGCCTTGACCTGGCTTTGCGCCATATTTCGCACGCAGAGGATAGCAGAAATATCCTGCAGGGGATTGAAATGAACCGGAGCCTGCTGGGGAAAATTTTAGCCAAATACGAAGTCGAAGAGCTGGAAGCCTTGGGCCAACCGTTCGACCCCGGTTTGCACGAAAGCATAGGTGTGGTTCGGTATCCCAGTGTCGCCGCCAACACCATCGTGAGGGTCGAACAAAAGGGGTATCTGCTCGGTGGCAAGTTGTTACGTCCGGCGAAGGTGCTGATCGCAGCGCGTTGA
- a CDS encoding ankyrin repeat domain-containing protein produces MFTENASGSVLRSMSSMIFLFLLLTGCAGQQQAMTNAVFKGDLSEVGSLLRSGSAAVNAPVVLDKVQPACPGQPILTPLQAAACTGQEGIVKMLLANRATIDLAAGSGQTPLVLAMANGQSTVVRMLVQAGANLESADAAGNTVLMLAAAQGDKPLVEFLLKNGASPKAKNKAGETVLLKASDPDIAKMFVDLGADPLAINAMGESGLHLTAKTWNAHMARFFLDHGVDVNLRNREGLSALDLAYANKARKIIAVIEQWVAQSLDKELESGDQAAQQGRFSEALPLYLAAVPRATAVGGSIKQDLLVKIVRCAAAMSPPPALPEKAREHLVRGSYMLKKGQDIGLVEKEMAAALRIAPWWVEGYFNLGQLQAEQKKFDQADENLRIFIAAAPSDPRAQTAKNRIIEIGVDRENEAKIGSMQGRWVDEKGREFAVSIDGDKMRINASGLVFTLVLKNDIISGSVAGASYAGDHRCTFPAQIHPVSGKVTPDARSITLEYIWSIYKSNYHCVNMMGLPSNCCLLCDEVCDSVTVGSSNPVTLQLRPAF; encoded by the coding sequence ATGTTCACAGAAAATGCGTCAGGTTCAGTTTTGCGCTCCATGTCTTCGATGATATTTCTTTTTTTGCTCCTGACTGGCTGTGCAGGCCAACAGCAGGCGATGACAAACGCTGTGTTTAAGGGGGACCTGAGTGAGGTTGGCAGCCTTCTGCGCTCCGGCTCAGCCGCTGTTAATGCGCCAGTCGTGCTGGACAAGGTTCAGCCCGCCTGTCCCGGTCAGCCAATCCTGACTCCTCTGCAGGCCGCAGCGTGCACCGGGCAGGAGGGCATCGTGAAAATGCTTCTGGCTAACCGGGCCACCATCGACCTTGCTGCCGGTTCCGGGCAAACACCCCTGGTGCTAGCCATGGCTAACGGGCAGAGTACTGTGGTGCGTATGCTGGTTCAGGCTGGGGCCAACCTGGAAAGCGCCGATGCCGCAGGCAACACTGTCCTCATGCTCGCCGCGGCACAGGGGGACAAACCCCTCGTCGAATTTCTGTTAAAGAACGGCGCTTCTCCAAAAGCCAAAAATAAAGCAGGAGAAACGGTCCTGCTGAAAGCTTCCGACCCGGACATCGCAAAAATGTTTGTTGACCTCGGCGCGGATCCGCTAGCCATCAATGCCATGGGGGAGTCGGGTCTGCATCTGACTGCAAAGACTTGGAATGCCCATATGGCCCGGTTCTTTCTGGATCATGGCGTGGACGTAAACCTTCGAAACCGAGAGGGGTTATCTGCCCTTGATCTGGCATATGCCAACAAAGCAAGAAAGATTATTGCGGTTATTGAGCAGTGGGTTGCCCAATCTCTTGACAAGGAGCTGGAATCAGGAGACCAGGCAGCCCAGCAGGGAAGGTTTTCGGAGGCACTGCCACTTTATCTCGCAGCAGTACCCAGAGCCACAGCGGTGGGCGGCTCGATCAAGCAGGACCTGCTCGTGAAGATCGTTCGCTGCGCGGCAGCCATGTCTCCGCCGCCGGCCCTGCCTGAGAAAGCCCGTGAACATCTGGTCCGTGGTTCCTACATGCTCAAGAAGGGGCAGGACATTGGCCTGGTGGAGAAGGAGATGGCGGCCGCCCTGCGCATCGCCCCCTGGTGGGTTGAAGGTTATTTCAATCTGGGCCAGTTGCAGGCGGAACAGAAGAAGTTCGACCAGGCAGACGAGAACCTGAGGATATTTATTGCCGCCGCACCATCGGACCCCAGGGCTCAGACAGCAAAAAATCGGATTATTGAAATCGGGGTAGACAGGGAAAATGAAGCGAAAATAGGGAGCATGCAAGGTCGCTGGGTCGACGAAAAAGGGAGAGAGTTTGCTGTTTCCATAGATGGCGATAAAATGCGGATCAATGCCAGTGGTCTTGTCTTTACCCTCGTCCTCAAAAACGACATCATTTCGGGTTCTGTTGCAGGAGCCTCCTACGCCGGGGACCACCGTTGCACCTTCCCCGCACAAATTCATCCGGTGAGTGGCAAAGTGACACCGGATGCGCGCAGTATCACTCTCGAATATATCTGGTCTATCTACAAATCCAATTATCATTGTGTAAACATGATGGGGCTCCCCTCCAACTGCTGTCTGCTCTGTGATGAGGTCTGTGATTCGGTGACCGTAGGTTCTTCGAATCCAGTGACCCTGCAACTTAGACCCGCTTTTTGA
- a CDS encoding ABC transporter ATP-binding protein, with protein MSEQPLLELVEIDSYYGAIQALRKVSLQVDEGEIVTLIGANGAGKSTLLMSIFGEPRPANGQIRYLGQDITNVPTHQIASLGIGQVPEGRRIFSGMTVEENLLMGTIPIGMEHAHTDLAENYAKFPILKERRNQRAGTLSGGEQQMLAIGRALMGRPRLLLLDEPSLGLAPIIVKQIFDNLAEIASRGTTIFLVEQNANHALKLADRGYVMVNGEIRLSGTGEELLADPEVRKAYLGGH; from the coding sequence ATGAGTGAACAACCTCTGCTGGAGCTCGTCGAGATCGACTCCTATTACGGAGCGATTCAGGCGTTGCGCAAAGTCTCCCTGCAGGTAGATGAGGGTGAAATCGTAACCCTGATCGGCGCCAACGGGGCGGGAAAATCGACCCTGCTGATGTCCATTTTTGGTGAGCCCCGCCCAGCGAACGGGCAGATCAGATACCTGGGGCAGGATATCACCAATGTACCGACTCATCAGATCGCCAGTCTGGGTATCGGCCAGGTCCCGGAAGGGCGACGCATCTTTTCAGGAATGACGGTGGAAGAAAATCTACTAATGGGGACGATACCCATCGGGATGGAACATGCACATACCGACCTGGCAGAAAATTATGCGAAGTTCCCCATCCTCAAGGAACGCCGCAATCAGCGGGCCGGAACCCTGTCCGGCGGCGAACAGCAGATGCTGGCGATCGGCCGGGCGCTCATGGGCCGTCCGCGACTGCTGCTGCTGGATGAACCGAGCCTGGGCTTGGCACCAATCATCGTCAAGCAGATATTCGACAACCTGGCAGAGATCGCATCACGAGGCACAACGATTTTCCTGGTAGAGCAGAATGCCAATCATGCCCTCAAACTTGCCGATCGCGGCTACGTCATGGTCAACGGCGAGATTCGGCTTTCCGGTACGGGGGAAGAACTCCTTGCCGACCCCGAGGTGCGTAAGGCATACCTTGGTGGCCACTAA
- a CDS encoding ATP-binding cassette domain-containing protein has protein sequence MSSPTGTPLLSVRGLTMRFGGILALSDVNFDIQRGSISAMIGPNGAGKTTVFNCITGFYRATGGSIHYRSEDKDINLVQVLGEKLQSGDFLNPPRLASRLYYKMFGGSHRVAQAGVARTFQNIRLFREMTAIENLLVAQHAQIIRNPISGVLQTPAFRRSEREAIDRAHAWLKVVGLEKDVNRLAGELPYGHQRRLEIARSMATGPQLVCLDEPAAGLNPKETEELTNLIRVLRDQHQVTVLLIEHDMGMVMDVSEQIVVLDHGVIIAEGTPHDIENNPAVLAAYLGEDYSATAQTAAGSSDGGQAQEARTT, from the coding sequence ATGAGTTCACCGACAGGGACACCGCTTCTGAGCGTACGCGGGCTGACGATGCGATTCGGCGGCATCCTGGCCTTAAGCGACGTCAACTTCGATATCCAGCGCGGGTCGATTTCCGCAATGATCGGCCCGAACGGCGCCGGGAAAACCACCGTTTTCAATTGCATCACCGGCTTTTACCGCGCAACCGGCGGCAGCATCCACTACCGCAGCGAAGATAAGGACATCAATCTGGTTCAGGTTTTGGGAGAAAAGCTCCAGTCCGGAGATTTTCTGAACCCTCCCCGCCTGGCCAGCCGTCTCTATTACAAGATGTTCGGCGGCTCACACCGGGTCGCCCAGGCAGGCGTAGCCCGGACCTTTCAAAACATCCGTCTGTTCCGCGAGATGACGGCGATCGAAAACCTGCTCGTCGCCCAACACGCGCAGATCATTCGCAACCCGATCTCCGGTGTACTGCAGACCCCCGCTTTTCGCCGCTCTGAACGGGAGGCCATCGATCGTGCCCACGCCTGGTTAAAAGTCGTAGGCCTCGAAAAGGATGTCAATCGTCTCGCCGGTGAACTACCCTATGGTCACCAACGGCGCCTGGAAATTGCCCGTTCCATGGCCACCGGACCACAACTGGTCTGCCTGGACGAACCTGCCGCAGGTCTCAACCCAAAAGAAACCGAGGAGCTGACCAACCTGATCAGGGTCCTCAGAGATCAGCATCAGGTCACAGTTTTGCTCATCGAGCATGACATGGGGATGGTCATGGATGTCTCTGAACAGATCGTCGTTCTCGATCACGGCGTGATCATCGCTGAGGGGACACCTCATGATATCGAAAACAACCCCGCAGTCCTTGCCGCCTATCTGGGAGAAGACTACTCGGCCACCGCTCAAACCGCCGCAGGTTCTTCTGACGGCGGCCAAGCTCAGGAGGCAAGAACCACATGA
- the livM gene encoding high-affinity branched-chain amino acid ABC transporter permease LivM, giving the protein MTMPQKASVRKAVVDGFWSGLLALILFGPISGLILDGYEVRNELIRPLIMAIIVAVGRALTSYLMQTTKGRHYLGKLIGKREAGVTVSSLKKGKFQYLVIPVLILVGLVLPFILGKYWLTVVILAMIYVLLGLGLNIVVGLAGMLDLGYVAFYAVGAYSLAMGAQYFHLGFWTMLPFAGLCAALFGALLGFPVLRMHGDYLAIVTLGFGEIIRLILNNLLDITGGPNGASAPPPTLFGLEFTRHATQGGVPFHEYFHMAYSPTYKYIFIYLMLFIVVCLMILFVTRLKQMPMGRAWEALREDEIACRSLGINHVTVKLSAFMMGAMVGGIAGVFFATYQGFINPSSFTFFESALILAIVVLGGLGSTVGVIIAALVLTILPEVLRDFAEYRVLLFGLAMVLMMLWKPRGLIRIKRKAYDIKEASL; this is encoded by the coding sequence ATGACAATGCCGCAAAAAGCCTCCGTGCGCAAAGCCGTGGTCGACGGTTTCTGGTCCGGGCTTCTCGCCCTGATCCTCTTTGGCCCCATCTCGGGACTGATCCTTGACGGATACGAGGTTCGAAACGAGTTGATCCGCCCGCTGATAATGGCAATAATTGTCGCCGTTGGACGGGCCCTGACCTCATACCTTATGCAAACCACAAAAGGCCGGCATTATTTAGGGAAACTGATCGGCAAACGGGAGGCCGGGGTCACTGTCTCCAGCCTGAAAAAAGGGAAGTTCCAATACCTGGTGATCCCGGTTCTGATTCTGGTTGGACTGGTGCTTCCCTTCATCCTGGGAAAATACTGGCTGACCGTGGTCATCCTGGCCATGATCTATGTCCTGCTCGGTCTGGGTCTGAACATCGTCGTCGGCCTGGCGGGCATGCTCGACCTGGGCTATGTCGCTTTTTACGCGGTCGGAGCTTACAGTCTGGCGATGGGCGCTCAGTATTTTCATCTGGGCTTCTGGACGATGCTGCCGTTCGCCGGCCTCTGCGCGGCACTCTTCGGTGCCTTGCTCGGATTTCCGGTATTGCGCATGCATGGCGACTACCTGGCGATCGTTACCCTCGGTTTCGGCGAAATTATCCGCCTGATACTCAACAATCTGCTGGATATTACCGGGGGCCCCAACGGCGCCTCTGCCCCCCCACCCACCCTGTTCGGCTTGGAGTTTACGCGTCATGCTACCCAGGGTGGCGTGCCGTTTCATGAATATTTTCACATGGCCTATAGTCCGACCTACAAATACATCTTCATCTATCTGATGCTGTTTATCGTCGTCTGCCTGATGATTCTGTTTGTGACTCGACTCAAACAGATGCCGATGGGCAGAGCATGGGAGGCGCTGCGCGAGGATGAAATCGCCTGCCGCTCCCTGGGCATCAACCATGTCACCGTCAAGCTGTCCGCCTTCATGATGGGAGCGATGGTCGGCGGGATCGCCGGGGTGTTCTTCGCCACCTATCAGGGCTTCATCAATCCCAGTTCCTTCACCTTCTTTGAATCCGCACTGATTTTGGCCATCGTGGTCCTCGGCGGACTCGGATCGACGGTCGGTGTCATCATCGCTGCCCTGGTACTGACGATCCTGCCCGAAGTACTCAGGGATTTCGCTGAATACAGGGTGCTGCTGTTTGGCCTTGCCATGGTTTTGATGATGCTCTGGAAACCCCGTGGTCTGATCCGCATCAAGCGTAAAGCCTATGATATAAAGGAGGCGTCCTTATGA